Below is a genomic region from Bifidobacterium crudilactis.
CTGACGGCGGCCGCGATTCCTTTGGCCATCTCAATGGTGCAGGCCGCAGCTTCGCGAGGACAGGATCTCGATGCCTTCGTCATGGATTTCGTCTACCCGGGCATCAAAGGGCCATCCGTGCGCGGCGAACGTGTGTTCCTGCTGGACGCGTGGCTCAGCGAAAAATCATACGTGCAGACATCGTCGCTGGTTACACTGCGCAACGGCAACGAACTGAGCCTGGATTTCGGCATCCTGCAACGGGAGGGTGCTGAAGTGCTGGGAATCGCCTCTTTGATCGGCTCCACGCGCTCTACGGAAGGCATCGAAGCGGTGAACCCTCTTGACGGGAGCAGACACACCCTGCCCTTCGTCAGAGTGTTCGACGAGGATGAATTCTCCGCGGTCAACCCGGAGCGGGAATCGGGTGCCGGGGATTCCGCGCGCGTTGCCGTTGATTCGGACGCCAAGGAGGGGCAGTGAGCAAGCCTTCCGCCTTCACGCTCGCATCGCTGGCATCGGGGGAACCTGAGTTTCGCGAGGTCGGGGTAGGTCCGTGGGCGCAGACGCATCCGGATGAGCCGCGTCCCGATGACCCGGCATCAGAGCAGTATGACCCACGATACGACAGCGAGCTTCTCGACAACGGGGATCGGCGCAACGTGCTCGATGCATTTCGTTACTGGAGCGTCGAGGCGATACGCGACGAACTCGACAGTCGGGGCAGACATCTCTTCGAAGTGGCCATCGAGAACTGGACGCATGACTTCAACATCGGCTCGATCGTGCGTACCGCCAACGCCTTCGCAGCGGCAAAAGTCCATATCGTCGGACCGCACAAGTGGAATCGCAAGGGCGCGTTGATGACCGAGCTCTACCAGCATGTTGAGCAGCATCCCTCCATGCAGGCTCTTCTGGATCACGTGAAGGCTGCGGACGAGGAACGCGACGACGGCACCTCCACGCGGATCATCGCCATCGATAATGTACCGGGCGCCGTTGCCATAGAGCGGTTCGAATTTCCCGAGCGCTGCCTGCTGATATTCGGTGCGGAAGGTCCGGGATTGTCGGAAAAGGCCCTGACCTGCGCCGATGACGTGGTGTTCATCTCCCAGTACGGGTCGGTCCGCTCGATCAATGCCGGAGCGGCCGCGGCGGTGGCGATGCATTCCTGGATCGAGCAGCATGGGCGGTCCCGGTGAGGACATCTTCGCATATGGCAGTCGCATGCGGCAGTTGTCTGTGATAGTGCCATTCGTGCATCGGCCATTCGTGAATAGGTCATGTGTACATAGGCCATGCGTAACGGCCTGGTCGTCTCACAGGCGGCACGAAGCTTGGAATTAGCTGATAGATTCGTAGTGTGATCGAAATACGGAAGCTCAGCAAATCATTCAAAGGCAGGCTCGCGGTCAACGATGTGTCCTTCGTTGCACAGGATGGCAAGGTGACTGGTTTTCTCGGCCCGAACGGCGCCGGCAAATCCACCACCATGCGTACGGCCCTGGGGCTTATCAGAGCCGACGAGGGCGAGGCCTTGATCGACGGACAGCCCTTCCTGAGCATGCGTTCACCGATGTTCGAGGTCGGCGCGGTTCTGGACGCCAAATCTGCTCACAAGGGCCGCTCGGCATACGCACATCTTCATGCCCTGGCGCTGACCAACAACATTCCCAAGTCGCGGGTCGATGAGGTCATCGACATCACCGGCATCGCCAACGTCAAGAAACGTCGGGCAGGAGCCTTCTCTTTGGGAATGGGCCAGAGGCTCTCCATCGCCACGGCTTTGCTGGGAGATCCGCACAATCTGGTTCTGGACGAACCTATCAACGGTCTTGACCCGGAAGGCGTGCGTTGGGTGAGGGAACTCTGCCGCTACTACGCGGGGCAGGGTAGAGCCGTGCTGCTCAGCTCTCACCTGATGAGTGAGGTCGCGCTCACGGCCGACAGCCTCGTCATCATCGGCCAGGGTCGTGTCCTGGAAGACACCTCCGTGCAGGCCTTCATCGATAAACACTCGAGTTCGGCCATCCGGGTAGCGACGCCGGACGAGGAGGAACTGAGAAGGGTGCTGGCGACGCTCGAAGGAGCGCAGGTCGAGCGCATCGACGCCAGCTCCGAAGATCCAGACGGCGTTCCCGTATTCCATATCGTCGGCGTTCCACTCGAGCGTCTGGCGCAGGCCGTGTCCTTCGGGAGCATACGCATCTATGAGCTACGCACCGAGCACTCGTCGCTAGAACAGGCATACATGGAGCTGACCCACGGCCATGTGGAGTACATGGCGCAGGAGATTCCGGCGCAGCGCGTCGTACCGATGGCATCAGGGGAGGTCGCACGATGAGTTCAACGAATACGCAAGGCTCGACGCAGTCACCACGACACGGCTACGTTTCCGGCAGTCGCCTGTCCCCACGACGAATCCATGTAAGCCTGGCGGGCAGCACCCGAGCTGAACTGGTCAAACTCCTCAGCCTCAAGTCCAGCTACATCCTGCTGATCATCAACACCGCATTGATTCCGTTGGGCACACTGCTCGTGGCTTGGAGCATACAGCTGACCAGCACTCTTGACGACAAGGGCAACACGCTCGACGTTGCCAGACCAATACAGATGACGGCGTTGTGGACCTCCGTCGGAGCCTTCGTCAGCACAGCGGTTCTGGCGATAGGCATTCTGTCCATCATGTCCCTGACCTCAGAATTCGGGAACATGTCGATACAGTCATCGTTGACGGCGAACCCGCGCCGCGGGATGCTGATGGCCGCGAAGGGGCTCGCACTATCGGCGCTTACCGGAGTCTCCACACTGGTGGGTGTGCTGCTGGCGTGGGGGGTTGCGCATCTGTTCTTCGTCGGCTCGACCTTGGAGCCCTTGTCCTCGGGGCAACGCTTCACGCCGTTGATCGTCATAGGCGCGGCCGTGGTGTCTTCGGTGCTGGTCTCGATACTGGCTCTCGGCATTGCCGGCATCTGCCGGTCAACGGTAGGCGCGGTCTTTGCCTTCATTGCCTTGATGATGATCGTCCCACAGATTCTTTCGGTGCTCTCCTTGCTGGGAGGGGGATTCGATTGGATTGGCTCCGCGACGGAGTTTCTGCCCAACTCCCTGATGGATGGGGCGATCGGTGCCGACATAAACAGCTCGATGAGTTCGGCGTCTTCGAGCGCCTTCGACCCGAATTGGTGGCAAAGCCTCCTGCTGCTGCTGGTTTGGTCGGCCGTGTCGTACGTGGTGGGGACCCTGCTGGTCAAGCATCGCGACATCGCCTGAACGCCGAGGCATTCGGCCATCGCCGATTCGGGGTGCGAATGTGTCCTGTATATGACGTTGAGGTGTCACACACGGCACATATAGTAAAGGCTATGCCAACATTCACACGAGAAGAAATCGAGCATTTGGGAGACCTTGCTCGCATAGCCCTCACCGATGACGAGATCAGCAGGCTCCAGGGCGAGCTCAACGTGATCGCCGAGTCGATTGCAAAAGTCCAGGAAGTCGCCGGTGAGGATGTGCCCCCCACGGCGAATCCGGTGCCCTTGGAGGCATATCTGCGGCCGGATGTGGCGGAACAGCCACTGACGCAGGAAGAGGCGCTGAGCGGGGCGCCTGCAACCGAGGCCGGTATGTTCGTGGCCCCACGCATTCTTGGTGAGGAGTGAGGGAAACAATGACACAACACAGTGAACTTGTCAGGCTGAGTGCTGCCGAGATGGCGGAGCAGATACGTAGCGGAGAGGTCTCCAGCCGAGAGCTCGTCGAGGCGGAAGTGTCGACCATCGAAGCCGCGGAACCGAGCATTCAGGCCTTCCTTCAGGTCTCCAAGGATGAGGCTTTGCAGCAGGCCGATGACTTCGATGCCCGTCGCAAGGCGGGTGACATCGACGGTCTTCCCGAATTGGCCGGTGTGCCGATCGCAGTCAAGGACATGATCGTTACCAAAGGCATTCCCACCACTGCGGCATCCAAGATTCTCGAGGGATGGATTCCTCCTTACGATGCGACCGTCGTGCGCAAACTCAAAGACGCAGGTATGCCGATTCTCGGAAAAACCAATCTGGACGAGTTCGCCCAGGGTTCTTCGACCGAGCACAGCGCCTACCAGACCACGCACAATCCCTGGGATACGGAACGAGTCCCCGGTGGTTCAGGCGGTGGCTCCGCTTCCGCGGTCGCCGCTTTCGAAGCGCCTTTGGCGTTGGGCACCGACACCGGTGGCTCGATTCGTCAGCCAGGCGCATTGACCGGAACCGTCGGGGTGAAGCCGACCTATGGCGGCGTTTCGCGTTTCGGTGCGATTGCGATGGCGTCCTCTCTCGATCAGATCGGGCCGGTCTCACGTACCGTCCTTGATGCTGCGCTCCTGCACGAGGTCATCGGCGGCTACGATGAGCGCGACTCCACATCGATTCCAAAGCCTCTGCCCAAGCTGGCCGATGCCGCTCGAGAAGGGCAGAAGCGTGACCTGCACGGTATGCGCGTCGGATTGGTCAAGGAAATCGGCGGCGAAGGGTTCCAGCCCGGAGTCGAAGCACGGTTCAAGGAAGCGGTCGCGGCTCTTGAAGACATGGGCGCCGAAGTCGTTGAGGTCTCATGTCCTCATTTCTCCTATGCCCTTGGTGCCTACTACATCATCATGCCTTCCGAGGTCTCAAGCAACCTTGCACGGTATGACGGTATGCGATACGGCCTGCGAGTGATGCCTGAGGATGGCACGCCGCAGACGGCGGCGAATATGATGGCGGCAACCCGTGAGGCAGGATTCGGCGACGAGGTCAAACGACGGATCATCCTGGGCACGTATGCGCTGTCCGCCGGGTACTACGATGCCTGGTACGGTTCGGCCCAGAAGGTCCGTACGCTGATCATCCGCGATTTCGCCAAGGCCTTCGAACAGGTCGACGTATTGGTGTCTCCGACGAGTCCAAGCACCGCATTCAAATTCGGCGAGAAGATGAATGACCCGCTGACGATGTATCTGGAGGATATCGCCACGATCCCTGCGAATCTTGCGGGCGTTCCGGCAATGTCGATTCCTGCCGGTCTCAGTGATGACGGGCTGCCAACCGGTTTCCAGTTCTTCGCACCGCAGATGCATGACGAGAAGCTGTACAAGCCTGCCGCCGCCTTGGAGGCCGCGTTGCTCGAACAGCAGCAAGGACCAATCTGGCAGTCCATGAACACCCCTTGGCTTGACGGCCTGAACAAGTAAGCATCGGAAGGATTACATTCGATATGGCTGACAAATTGATGAAGTACGCCGATGCCGTTTCAGAGTTCGACACGGTTTTCGGTCTTGAAGTCCATGTGGAGCTCAGCACGAACACCAAGCTCTTCTGCCCCGCGCACATTGAATTCGGCGGCGAGCCGAACACCCAGCTCACACCGGTGTCGCTTGGGCTGCCCGGCAGCCTTCCGGTGGTGAACAAGACCGCCATAGACTACGCCATCAAGCTGGGTCTGGCATTGCACTGTGAAATCGCGGAATGGAGCCAGTTCGCACGCAAGAACTACTTCTACCCGGATATGCCGCGCGACTATCAGATCTCGCAATATGACAAGCCGCTGAACGGCAACGGATATCTTGATGTGGAGCTGGCGGACGGAGAGATATTCCGCGTGCAGATCGAGCGCGCCCATGTCGAGGACGATGCCGGGAAGAACACCCACGTCGGCGGAGCCGATGGGCGAATCGAAGGTGCCGATCACTCGCTGTGCGACTATAACCGCGCAGGAGTGCCGCTGGTGGAGATCGTGACCAAGCCGGTGGAAGGCGCGGGTGCGCGTGCACCTGAAATCGCCGGTGCATACGTGCGCGCCATCCGTGACATCGTGAAGGCGCTGAATATTTCCCACGCCCGTATGGAGCAGGGCAATATGCGCGCCGATGTGAACGTTTCTCTGCGCAAGAACCCGGGCGATGCTTTGGGTACCCGTTCGGAAACCAAGAACGTCAACACCTTCAAAGGCATCGAGAAGACGATGGCATACGAGATTCGCAGGCAGGCGGCGATTCTGGATGCAGGTGGCGAGATTCTTCAGGAGACCCGTCATTGGGACGAAGGTTCTCAGTGCACCGCCGGAGGGCGCATCAAATCCGATGCCGACGATTACCGCTACTTCCCCGACCCTGATCTGGTCATGGTGCATGTCACCAGCGACCACATCGAGGAGCTCAGGAAGCAAATGCCCGAAATGCCACGCGACCGTCGTGCACGACTCAAGGCAGACTGGGGCTTCTCCGATTTGGAGATGCGTGATGTGGTGAACGCCGACGCTCTTGACCTCATCGAGGAAACCGTGAAGGCTGGCGCCAAAGCATCCGGAGCGCGCAAATGGTGGATGGGTGAGCTGTCCCGCGAAGCCAACGCCAAGGAAATCAGTCTGGAAGAGCTGCCTATTACTCCGGCTGATGTCGCACAGGTCGAGGTGCTGATTGCCAAGGGAACGCTGAACGACAAACTCGCCAAGCAGACCGTATCCGGAGTGCTCGCGGGCGAAGGCAGCCCTGAAGAGGTCGTAGCCAAGCACGGGTATCAGGTCGTTTCCGACGACGGGGCGTTGGTCGCCGCAGTCGACGAGGCTCTTGCCGCCAATCCCGACATCGTCGAGAAGCTGAAGTCGGGCAACATGAAGCCTATGGGAGCGATTATCGGAGCTGTGATGAAAGCCACCCATGGACAGGCTGATGCCAAGGCGGTGCGTACCATCGTTTCGGAAAAAGTCGCCTCGCTGTGATGTACACTGTATGCGCGTAATCGCATCAGAGTCGTGCAATACATGGAAATTCCAGACGACTAGCAACTACGAAGGCGGGATATGGTACAAGCCAACGAAGTCAACAGTCCGGAGTCGGAGCAAAGCAGGGAGCTGCCGGAGCGCCTCATCATTCCCGAAATAAAAGGGGAGATGGTGCACCTGCGCCCTGCCGGGCTTGACGATCTTCTATATATGGACCGACTTGAGGCTTTCTACAATGCTTCGGGCATTACAGGAAAAGGACCGCAGGCGGAACGAGCCGTGGTGCACACCTGGGTAAAGCGCTCGGTCGCCTGGAGTTGGGGGCAGACGGCAGGAGAGTCCGGCGTCGGCGATCCCGAATCCCGCAGGACCGTGGCATGGGCGATGCTCGCCAGCAGCGAGAACGGCGATGAGGATGCCGAGTCAGAGCGCAATGGCGATGCCATCATCGGCATGATTTTTCTGATCGATATCGACGGATGGGCACGATCGGCACGCATACAGGTCGTTCTCGGCAAGAACTACCGGGGGCGCGGGTACTCGCGCGACGCCATGCCGAGGGTTATGACCTATGGTTTCGCCCCCGAGCCAGCGGGCCTTGGACTTCACCGGATATGGGTCAGCGTTCCCGAGAAGAACACCCGGTCGACATCGGTGTATCAGTCCCTCGGCTTCGTTCCTCAAGGCACGTCGCGTGATGCTCTATGGGATGCGGAAAACGGGAAATATCAGGATCTCATCGTGATGGACACGCTTGTCGACGAGTATGATCCGATTCAATCGCTGGATGCCTTCGGCATGCATGTGATCGAGGACAATCCCGGTGTGCGCGAGGCCTTAAGCGCCAAGGAGCACTCGCTGGCCATCCAGCTGCGCAACAAGGCGGAATCCTCAGGGAAGAAGACTGCGGCGAGCATTGATGATCACCCGCTCCGTCAGGCGCCTCCTGTGGCGCTTCCACCTGAATCCGTGGAGACCATAGAGAAAACCTCCTTGAAGGATGCGCTTGCCCCGCATCCCGCCGAAGACGAGCATGCCGATAATCGACATGTCGAGAGTCCTGACGAACAGAAGGACGATCAGGGCGACGATCAGGCGGAATGGCCGTACAACCAGAGCAGCAGAAAAACGTCCAAACGTGCCTGGTGGAGGAATATCGGCAGAAGCCGCACCCGCACGGATGAAGGTCAGAAGGACTGAAACGATGAGTGCAGAGGACTTGGATAACTACGAAACCGATGCGGAGCTTGCACTGTACCGGGAATACAGGGATGTCATCAAGCTGTTCACCTATGTGGTCGAAACGGAACGCAGGTTCTACCTCGCCAATAAGGTGGATTTCAATGTTCGAAGCGCCGGGCAGGATGTGTATTTCGATGTTCAGCTCACCGATGCATGGGTTTGGGATGTGTACCGGCCAAGTCGCTTTGTCAAGAATGTGCGCATTGTCACATTCAAGGATGTCAACGTCGAGGAAGTCCAGAAAAGCGACATAGACATTCCCGATTCCATAAACTGAGCCTGCCGGGTCGCTTCGGTGATTCCATGGCTTCGGTGAGCGCCCGCCAGATTGGGAGGCTGCCCGTAAGTCCGGGCAGGAGTCGCTCGTATTCAGGCAAAGGCGACGAAGGTAATCTCAGAAACGATTGCGGCGCGGGGTGTGTGAATCGGCATAAACCGTTCCAGTCAACCGCTTTCCCTTTAAGCGTGTGCATTGGCTGGAGATTTTGCTATTCGGCAGTTACGTGGGGTCTTTCGTATAGACTAGACGGGATTATTGTGCTCAGGAGGTCAAGTTGACAGAAAAACAATCCGTGGTCATCATCGGTGGAGGCCCGGCAGGTCTGACCGCCGCATGGGAACTGGCCAAGGACGGCGGCAGCGACAAATATGACGTGATCGTGCTTGAAGCCTCGAATCAGTTCGGTGGCATTTCAAGAACCGTGAAGCATAACGGCAACCGCATGGACATCGGAGGGCATCGCTTCTTCTCCAAGGACGATCGCATCATGGACTGGTGGAAGAATGTGCTTCCGCTACAGGGTGCTCCTTCCTATGACGACAAGAAGCTCAACCGCCACCATGATCTTGAGCCTGGTGGCCCAGACCCCGAAACCACTGACAAAGTGATGCTGAAGCGTCACCGCGTTTCGAGAATCTACTGGAACCATCACTTCTTTGATTACCCCATCTCCCTTTCGGCCAATACCCTGAAGGCTCTGGGCTTCAGATTGACTATGGTTGCGGGCTTCAGCTACCTCAAGTCGGTGTTCCACAAGCTTCCCGAAGACAACCTCGAGAACTTCTATATCAATCGTTTCGGACGCAAGCTCTATTCGATGTTCTTCGCCGGTTATACGGAGAAGCTGTGGGGCCGCGCACCAAAGGAGATCAGCGCCGACTGGGGTGCCCAGCGTGTCAAGGGACTGAGCATCATGGGCGTGCTGAAGAACGCGGTGCAGAAGATGCTGCCGAAGAAGCGCGATGCCCATGAGGTCGAGACCAGTCTGATTGAGGAGTTCTGGTACCCGAAGCTCGGGCCTGGTCAGCTTTGGGAAACCGTGGAGGAGAACTGCCGAGAGGCCGGTGTCAAGGTCATCACCGATGCCAAGGTCGTTGAGCTGGATCAGCAGGACGGACGTCTGTCTGCGGTGGTGTACGTGGATTCCGACGGCAACAGAGTCAGTCTTCAGGCTGATGACGTGATCTCATCCATGCCCATCAAGGACCTGGTCAACGCGGTCAAGGCCTCCCCGACATCGGCGCCGGCGGATATGACGCATATCGCCAACGGCTTGCCATACCGTGATTTCGTCACGGTTGGGCTTCTCGTCAAACGTCTGCGAATCCGTAACACCACCGACACTCCGACGCTGGGCAATCCGCCGATCGTCCCCGATTGCTGGATTTACGTTCAGGATCCGGGATTCAAGGTCGGACGTCTGCAGGTGTTCAACAACTGGAGCCCATACCTGGTCAAGAACGTTGACGATACGGTGTGGATCGGCCTGGAGTATTTCTGCGAAGAGGGCGATGATTTCTGGAACCTCAGCGATGAGAAGGCGACGGCCTTCGCCGTGGACGAGCTCACCCGCATGGGCATCATCAACGGAGCGCAGGATGTCATGGACTCGCACCGCGAGCGTGTGCCCAAGGCGTATCCGGCCTACTTCGATACCTATGCGCAGATGCCTGAGCTGGTGGAGTGGCTGGATTCCTTCGGCAACCTGTATTGTGTCGGACGCAACGGTCAGCACCACTACAACAACCAGGACCATTCGATGGCCACATCGATGGAAGCGGTCGAGAACATTCGCACGGGTCGCACGTCGAAGGCCAATGTGTGGAACGTCAACACGGAGAAGAGCTATCACGAAGAGAAGTGAAGTCTGAGCAGGCGATAGCAGGGGCTTCTCGCCACTGTGGTTCCACCCGAGCGGCAGTTGGGTGAGAGCCTGGTTTTTGAATACGGCGGCGGTGTCGTCAGCGGCTTTGACGGTCGGTGACGAGACCGCCGCCGTCATATGCCGTGACATCGAGGTCACGGCGATACGCGAAACGATGTTCATGACGAAGACCGTCGCATCATTGCTTTCATATTCGGATTTGCCGTAGAGTGCGTCGTCGGGCATTCACCGGGAATCGTGGAATGTCGCCTTGGCGTTTCGTTTTGCAAGATAAGCCTTGTCGATGTAAGGTATTCAAAGTTCCTGATGCTGAGACAGCATTGGACTTCAATATGCGGATGTTCCGCCATTATTCTCTAGCCACGTCAGACTCTGTGTCGACGAAGCGGTAGGAAAGGCATTATTACTGTGGCAACAAGCCAAAAACTCACTGATATGAAACTGCCTGAGCTCAAGGAGCTTGCCAAGCAGCTCGGTCTGCGAGGCACCTCCACGATGCGAAAGCCCGCTCTCATTGCAACGATAGAAGCGGCACGCTCGGGCGGCGAGGCACCTGCGGGAGTGACAGTGCGCTCCGTCAATGCCAATCAGCAGGAATCTGTTGACAGCAAGGAATCGGAAAACGGCACCCTTGGTGCTTCGAACAACGCGGGAAGCGATGAACGCTCTCGCGAAAGTGCACAGGCCGAGGAGAGTGGAATCTCTCAGGCTTCGGGCGCGGGTCAAACACGTCGCGTCCATGATGCCAAGTCAGACGATGTGTTCACTCCCAGCGCGGCAGTCGACGCACCATCGAAGCGGGGCACCTCGCAAGATGGTCAGCCGACCCGTACCCACAAGGACGGGGATGCGCTGACGCTGCCACGTCGCAGACGCAATCGTTCTCAAGCCGCGAGCGAGGACAGCAACGATCACGGTTCGGTACGCGATCTCGATGACATCCTGGCGGTATTGCCTAATCGCAATGAGCATAGCCAGCAGCGCAGCAATGATCATGAAGGCAATGGCGAAGAGCACGAGTTCGTTCGTCGTGGACGTCGTGACAGGAGTGAACGCAACGATCGCGGTGGCCGAGGCAATCGTAATGACCGCGGTTCAGACCGTAATGATCGCAACGATCGTAATGATCGCAATGACCGCAATGGTGAACGCCGCAACCGTAACCGCCGCGACCGTTCAGCGGACTACGAGGCACGCGAGGAAGACCGTCGTGAGGACTCGCAGCAGGAGGAGCTGGTTCCCGTTGCAGGCATCGTAGACGTGTTGGACTCCTATGCGTTCATCAGGACCTCCGGATACCTGCCCGGCCCGAATGACGTCTATGTCTCGATGGGACAGGTTCGTAAATACGCGTTGCGCAAGGGCGATGCGGTCCATGGCGCCATCAGGCCTCCACGCGAGGGGGATCGGCGCAATCAACGCCAGAAATTCGTACCGCTGCAGTCCATCGACTCGGTCAACGGCATGAGCATCGAGGATGCTTCGAACAGGGCGCATTTTAACAAGCTCACACCGCTGTATCCCCAGGAACGTCTGAGGATGGAGACCCAGCCGAACAAGCTCACCGGACGGTTGATCGATATCATCTCGCCTATCGGCAAGGGACAGCGTGGCCTGATAGTCTCCCCACCCAAGGCGGGCAAGACCATCACCCTGCAGAATATCGCCAACTCCATCTCCACGAACAACCCCGAGGTTCATCTGATGGTCGTCCTCGTCGATGAGCGTCCTGAGGAAGTCACCGATATGGAGCGCACGGTTCAGGGTGAAGTCATCTCATCCACATTCGACCGTCCCGCATCCGATCACACCACGGTCGCCGAGCTTGCCATCGAACGTGCCAAGCGTCTGGTCGAGCTGGGTCAGGACGTCGTGGTGCTGCTCGACTCGATGACCCGTCTCGCGCGCGCTTACAACATCGCCGCCCCGGCTTCAGGGCGTATCCTTTCAGGCGGCGTCGACGCGCAGGCCTTGTACCCGCCGAAGAAGTTCTTCGGAGCTGCACGCAATATCGAAAACGGCGGCTCGCTGACGATTATCTCTTCCGCATTGGTGGAGACCGGTTCCAAGATGGACGAAGTGATTTTCGAGGAGTTCAAGGGCACCGGCAATATGGAGCTGCGTCTCTCCAGGGAACTCGCCGACAAGCGCCTCTTCCCTGCCATCGACATCATCTCTTCGGGTACGCGACGTGAGGAGCTCATCACGCCACCGGAGGAGCTTGCAGTCATCTACAGGCTGCGTCGTGCCTTCGGCGGCATGGAGCCCGAGCAGGCCTATCAGACTCTGGTACCGCGTCTGAAGAAAACGCCATCCAACCGGGACTTCCTCGCGGCCATCACCTCAACGATGCCTCAGGTCAAATAACTTCACGGCCCTTGAGGCCTGTGGCTACACGAATGCGTGTGCCTCCGCTCTGATTTGAGAAGCGGAGGCACACGCATTCGTGCTTCCTGTGCCGCTTACGGCGACCGGCTCAATGAATGCTCTGGTTGTATTCTATTAAGCATGAGTGAAGCAGACGACGCAGGAAACTGGCCTCGGCCAGAGGAATACGAATCACAGAAGTACGAATCACAGACGACGGAGGCTTCCACCACGGTGGATGCGCAGAGCAGCAGCGATGATCCTGAGGTCGCCCGTTGCGTGGCGGGCATAGAAGCCCTCAGACAGTCAATCGATAACGTGGATACCGCGATTGTGTCTCTTCTCGCTGAACGCTTCAAATACACCTCGAGAGTGGGCGTGCTGAAGGCCAGGGCAGGCTTTGAACCCGCCGATTATCAACGCGAGCATATGCAAATCGAGCGACTCCACCGTATTGCACAGGATGCCGGGTTGGATACGGATATTGCAGAGATGTATCGGGAGTTCGTGGTTACCGAGGCTAAGAAACGCCATCGCAGAATAGCGGAGGAGGGCGGTGACCCGGGAGTTCTGGACGTGTTCGCCTAGGCCCTCCAAATACGATAACTGCACTAAAAGGACAGCTTTGTGGTAATAATTTCACCACAAAGCTGTCCTTTTAGTGCAGTTATCTAACCCAAAGCCCTTGGTGGTGGTGTCAGCGCTTGGGCTTCTTCACAGGTGGCTCACCGAGGGTGCTGTCAACCACGGTGATCGCGGTCTCGTCGGATTGTTCCGCAGTGCCGTCGGCGGCATCCGCTTCCACAAAACGCAGTTCGCCGGTGACTCTTCCGGCTTCGGCGATGTCGGCCTGTGCTTCGCGGACTGCTGCGATCGCTTCGGAGGGAACCGCCAGTCTTGCACTGAGAATCGGTGTTTTCATCGATACCTTGGCCTCGGACTTGATTTTCCGCAGCTCCGCCAAAGCCTGACCCGCCCAGACCAACACATCCGGCCGGACATCGCCGCAAGCCTGTTCATAGGCTTCAGACGTGGGCCAGCTCGCGAGGTGCACGGAAGCGGAGCCTTCGTGCATCCAACCCCAGACCTCTTCGCATGCGAATGGCAGATAAGGGGCGAACAGGCGAGCGAAGGCGTCCAGAACGAGGCCGAGTGTGGTTCTGGCCGAGCGCACCGCCTGTTCGGAAGGCACGAGACCGGTGGCATCAGCGGTACCGTAGGCGCGGTTCTTCGCGAGTTCGATGTAATCGTCGCAGAAATCCCAGAAGAAACTTTCGATGACTTCCAGGGCTTTGGAATGCTCGTATGTATCCAGGCTTTCCGTGGCATCACGGATGACGGATGCCAGACGTGCGATGACCGCACGATCCAGGGTCTCGGTGACGTCGCTGAGTTTCCATTCGACCTTGGCGGGCGA
It encodes:
- a CDS encoding chorismate mutase, whose translation is MSEADDAGNWPRPEEYESQKYESQTTEASTTVDAQSSSDDPEVARCVAGIEALRQSIDNVDTAIVSLLAERFKYTSRVGVLKARAGFEPADYQREHMQIERLHRIAQDAGLDTDIAEMYREFVVTEAKKRHRRIAEEGGDPGVLDVFA
- the rho gene encoding transcription termination factor Rho; this translates as MATSQKLTDMKLPELKELAKQLGLRGTSTMRKPALIATIEAARSGGEAPAGVTVRSVNANQQESVDSKESENGTLGASNNAGSDERSRESAQAEESGISQASGAGQTRRVHDAKSDDVFTPSAAVDAPSKRGTSQDGQPTRTHKDGDALTLPRRRRNRSQAASEDSNDHGSVRDLDDILAVLPNRNEHSQQRSNDHEGNGEEHEFVRRGRRDRSERNDRGGRGNRNDRGSDRNDRNDRNDRNDRNGERRNRNRRDRSADYEAREEDRREDSQQEELVPVAGIVDVLDSYAFIRTSGYLPGPNDVYVSMGQVRKYALRKGDAVHGAIRPPREGDRRNQRQKFVPLQSIDSVNGMSIEDASNRAHFNKLTPLYPQERLRMETQPNKLTGRLIDIISPIGKGQRGLIVSPPKAGKTITLQNIANSISTNNPEVHLMVVLVDERPEEVTDMERTVQGEVISSTFDRPASDHTTVAELAIERAKRLVELGQDVVVLLDSMTRLARAYNIAAPASGRILSGGVDAQALYPPKKFFGAARNIENGGSLTIISSALVETGSKMDEVIFEEFKGTGNMELRLSRELADKRLFPAIDIISSGTRREELITPPEELAVIYRLRRAFGGMEPEQAYQTLVPRLKKTPSNRDFLAAITSTMPQVK